The Oncorhynchus masou masou isolate Uvic2021 chromosome 14, UVic_Omas_1.1, whole genome shotgun sequence region cgtcgccttcctgagcgttatgatggctgcgtggtcccatggtgattatacttgcatactattgtttgtacaaatgaacgtggtaccttcaggtgtttttgaggtcttggctgatttcttttgattttcccatgatgtcaagcaaagaggcactgagtttgaaggtaggccttgaaatacatccacaggtacacctccaattgactcaaatgatgtcaattagcctgtccgagaattttccaagctgtttaaaggcacagtcaacctaATGTGACCCACTTTAATTGTGACACagcgaaataatctgtctgtatacaattgtacggagtagatgtcctaaccgacttgccaaaactatagtttgttaattaacaagaaatttgtggagtggttgaaaaatgagttttaatgactccaacctaagtgtatgtaaacttccgacttcaactgtatggtcAATATGGATCCTGGTGGCTATTCAGTGCATTTGAAAGTAGACTTAatccacattttatgttacagccttattctaaactggattaaaataaatatattcctcatcaatccacacacaataccccataaggacaaagcaaaacaggtttttagaaatgtttgcacattctTTTAAAAATGAATAGAACTATTTACACATGTTCAGAtcctttactatgagacttgaaattgagctcaggttcatcctgtttccattgatcatccttgatgtttctacaacttgattgtagtccatctgtggtaaattaaattcaTTGCACATGAgttaaaggcacacacctgtctatataaggtcccacagttgacagttcatgtcagagcaaatcctagccatgaggttgaaggacttgttcgtagagctctgagacaggattgtgtcgcggCACGGATcgggggaagggaaccaaaacatttctgcaccatttaaaggtccccaagagcacagtggtctccatttTTGTTTAAATGGAAAAAAAaattgaaccaccaagactctttctaaaACTGActgccggccaaactgagcaatgggggaagggccttggccagggaggtgaccaagaacccgatggtcacactgacagagtgccagagttactctgtggagatgggagaagattacagaaggacaaccacctctgcagaacgccaccaattaggcctttatggtagtggccagacggcagccactcctcagtaaaaatcACTTGGGAGAGTTAGCCAAAAggcatgagaaacaagattctctggtctgatgaaacaaatattgaactctttggcctgaatgccaagcgtcacgtctggaggaaacctggcactatccctacggtgaagcatggtggtggcagcgtcatacTGTGGGATTGTttatcagcggcagggactgggaaactagtcaggatcgaggcatggatgaacggagcaaagtacagagatccttaatgaaatcctgctccagagcgctcaggacctcagacttgggccaaggttcaccttccaacaggacaacgagcctaagcacacagccaagacaacgcagtagtggctttgagacaagtctcaatgtccttgagttgcacagccaaagcccagacttgaatcccatcgAATATctgtggagagatctgaaaatagctgtgtagcaaagctccccatccaactcgacagagcttaagaggatctgcagagaagagtgggagaaacatcccaaatacaggtgtgccaagcttgtcgtgTCACACCTGTTATGAACTGGCTCGTACCCTGTAACAGAGGGAGACGATGGGGAGATAAAGacatgttgtgtctttggctatgccggattaagtgatatgacatgctattctataaaataatttctctgtaattaatattacctgattaagctaatcaggtaaatgtaattaactagaatgTCGGGGCACCAAGAAATAATGtttagagctgttatcttccaaataaactcttaaagacctggcAATCTTTTACCTCAATAGCAGTCAATTTAATCGTCACTTTATTTAGTctaatctgaaagttgtaaattattggttatcttcacgaaccctggctaacaagttgaatcagcaatacaaaatttggtttaaattatttatttactaaatacctaaatcaCACAATTACATCTACACAGAATTGATCATACATTGATTGCAAATTATGTCAtcaaggaaaacgtccctagcggaagGAACGGatacggctggttacacaaagaaagggggttgggtttgagtgaaagagcaggaagactAAAGAACAAAGGGAGAAGTTATGTCTCTATCGGGCCGTAGgcagctatgctatcgtaaatacagtgtcttatgcattctaaataaccacccatttgaaaaaggaaaatgcaataaatatttactctgagctgtgcttcgGTAGATTGGTCGTAGATAGAAGGCGGGGTGGTCCAGCATGGTTCTCTGATCCTCTGAAGAATGTCTAGTGGTGAATGGatactctgtccgtcctctccaAGCCCACGTTTAGCGGACGGAGAgggtatcacttctttagtgaataagagttgaaagttcataccaagttgccatacttttaagctcatgctatattctgacTGGTATAGTCGAATTTCATCCTTTCGGTGTGTTGACCGTCATCTTCACGTTGAAATTCGATGCTAATTTCGTTATGTTCTTGTCGTTCAACCagagctcacgctgatgttggcttagttctgtaggtgACCTTCTTTTTAATGCAGGGACCGCAAGTCCACGTCCTTGGAACAGGAAGTTACATTTTCGTAAAGGGGCTTATATAGGGTTGGGGGAGAGGgccgtgtttcatagtttacaaccgaTGTCTGTTCACATGGGCGGGGCCACTGAGTTGAGCATAGTTCACTCATTCAAAACCATTTCTCTCACTTAggagctaaaattacatttcatattTAAACAACAATTTAAAATTgcacaattccatgtgaatctgataactagaatgtgtagactttccaagataggACGACAAACtatcatcagtaataatgtctgacgccaactgatctgacatcatattcattaagtaccaacgcatattttcaactggttagATTACCCAAATAGGGTTCAGTTTCCCACCatttgatgttcccagactctctgttaacaaagggattttcaatagtcacatcggtagagagggggaaaaagGGTAAAGGTATTTATtggggtcataaacctccccaacaggccaacgtcatgacagaaataacaaacatatatttattaaataaagtaaTCTATATCCAAGTAACAATgggatgtgtgtgagtgcatgcgtgCATAGATGGTGATAATGGGGTGTTGAGGTGCCAATACAccccccaactccgcccaccaaCATCCTATTAAATAAAACAAGAGAAAAGAAGTCGGCAGACAGTGGGAGtgttagcaaacatttctaaaatcctgttttggtttgtctgtgtgtattgatcagggggaaaaaacactttaatacatttttgaataaagaTGTAACCTGCCGaaatgtggaaagtcaaggggtctgaatactttccgacggCACTGTATATGTCTAGTTTTATGATTATATATTTTAGAGCTCAAAATTTGCCCCCTGATTCAGTTTAAACATTGTTTTAAGCAGTTCAGTGTTTTGTATTAAAGTGTGAGAAAAAAACAAGGGGAAAACCAGGAAAGACGACAACCCCCAGAATTGGGCAAATGTTAAATGGTTTTAAAAGGCTTTACAACATTTTCTGTGCATGACAGGACTTTAGAGCCTGTGTCATTTTGCGGAATGTCGAGGTCAATATCGGCTATGCACCCAAGAGGGAAAACGGCTGGGCCGTCCTAGAAGTGTTTTAGTGAAATATAATAATTTTGCCATTGAGACGTTTTTATCCAAAGGgacttagtcatgcgtgcatacattttaacaTATGGCTGGTCCCGCGactcaaacccactatcctgacATTGCAATGCTCTACCAAGATGCATGACAAGGTTCTAAATGCTTTGTGAAGCCTCAATTTAATGATTTATTAAGCTGTGCTTATGACACCCTTTTATAAAGCACAGGTTTGTAATATTTAAGTGGGTCATGGTATATTTGACATTGGTGGTTGTCACACAGTTCTGCCACTTGTGTGAACCCTTTATAGAGCATGACATGCGTTATACATGTATATCGTGTTTAGAAAGGCTATAAGCTGCATGTCATTGTAAAGCTGGGACTGGTTTCTCCATATGGATAATCCCTCCTTTGCAGGCAttcctgtgttactgtgttttcTATGGGAATCCCCTCCAACATACATCCAGTATCCACATTCCGGTTTACGCTGCCACATTCTTTAGACTGGAACTACTGCACTTTCCCCTGCAGCATGAGGGGAATCCTACTCTTAACATTCCCAATGGGAGTATCAAGGTACAAGACAATGGCTGGGGTTtaaagtgcaccctattctctacatggtgcactacttctgaccagaggtcTATACGGCACCATTTCAGACAGCCACTCAGGAGCCAGAATGTCTTGCCAGGGGGGTTATCATGGCAGACCGATAACACCTCACTTATACACAGCCTCTCTGGTCCTCAGGGCTCAGTAACAGGCTTATATATTTCACTCTCATCCCTCAGAACTGGAGGTGTGCTAATTAAAATGGAGGTGGTTCAGTTGAGCTGCAgggttcttctctctctgtttttccacTCTATAAGAACCAAGTTATTTTGCGTGAACTTGTCACGGAACATAATTTCACTTGTTCACTGAGTTTCAGTTCATCATGCCTCAATGAGACTTATCCCCAGACACTGGATTTTTTCAAACCTTTAATTTGTCCATGATTTTGAAACATGCACACACCTAACTAATACTGTGAGtcctttacatttaaaaaagtctAGGAGCAAGGCTCAGCAGACACTCACCTTTTTTTCATTTTTAGGACAGCAAACCCCATTGACGCGTGATTGCTACTAAACATGTTTCCTTACAGCACTCTGGTACCAGAGTCAGTCTTTGTAATCGTGTGATGGAGTTGATGATGATATGGAATAAGCTACAAGCCTATGGAGATGGACAGGGGTGGACTGAGAAAATATATTTGCCAGAGAATTTGTAACACcagctttttatttttttgaggctCCCTTCATTAGCCAAATGATCACAGCACAAACTAAATTCACTTAAACATTGAACTTGAAATTCAACTTGTATACTTAACTCAATTGGGTATATGTCACTCAACTGAGGGGACTTCTCTGCTACGTCCCCTTATACAGGAGCCGACTGGGACGTGGATGCTGCCTCGCGTCACATCACTGCCATGTTTGTGGCATGCAACAGGACCCCCAACAACCTTGTcttccaccactacaccaccgcCACGGACACCCACAACGTACGGGTGGTCTTCCACGTCATCATGGACACCATCGTCAAGGAGAACTTGGATGCGGTCTCGTTGCTATAAGACTTTCTAGATTTTATTGATGGATATTTGTTTTTATATAATTTAACATAGGTAATATTTACTAATATGGATGGACATTCCTCATTTGGAATTTTTTTCAATAATCATGTTGGTGTTGACATGTTTTAATTCAATAAAATAATGTACAGGCCTACTGGTCTTTGAGAATTATTTTAAGATAGCGGCAGATGTTTGCATTATGACCTATTTGAGTTGACTAAAATGTGTCTTAAAACATTTACATACAAGTAGGTGTCTGGATGAGAATTGTACAAATGTGTGAAGCAGGATTAATTTGGACCTATAGGGCAAAATCTTTTGAGTGCAATATAAGATGTATTTATTCATTAAACAAAGAAATGAATACATATGTACATTGCTATGCATTACATAATATGATTTAACAGACAAATTGGCTATTACCCGTTAGGGGAAGTAGTAGTCAGACTGCGCATGGCAGTATGCTAAAACAGACATTCACACAACATTTGTGCCATATTTGTGAAAATAAGAAACATTCGGTTCCATCAAACATTATCAGTCCATCCACGTTCGCGGTGCTGATCATGCTTCCACACAGTCCAATGAGTCGAGCGATACGAACACGtctgctttacattgaaataacCTTGAGCCATCCTGAACAAGTTCGCAGCTCTGCAGATTCGGTGTGATATCTTTGATACAAATAGcctgaaaaaaacaaacattttaatcAACATAATGCAACATTAACGAGAAAGTTCGTTGATGTTCAAGACCTGTGGCTGTTTGAGATTCATTTCCCCAAAATGTGGATTTTGAAAATAACAATTAGACTTTAAACTGATTATAATATGTCATTTTCTAATCGAGTCCAAACTTGACTGTATAATGAGGCTGTTGGCTACTTGGTGGTGCGCTGGTGCTGAATGGACAGCTCCTTCATGATGACCCAGTTTTAGGGTGTCAAAACTGTTTGAAATATAATAGCAGTCTTCAAAAAAAACattattgcactacttttgatttaTTCTTGTGCCCTGAGCAATGTTTAACTTTTACGCACCTTTAAGCACTTTTACGCACCACAGGAAGTACCTGTTTCCAATGCGCATTGCTCAATTGGACATAAGTAATGTAAAATATAGCCTCTTACCATAGATTTAAGGACCGAATTCAGTCGACTGCTCGGTTCCGAGAGGATGCTGTTCACCGTAGACTCTCTGCTGTCCGCCACCGAATCGGTCTCGGACCTCCTAACATATGGTGATCTCCGGATCCCGGACAGCAAACCCGATGCTCTGCCCACGGAGTAGTAGCTTGGGCCGGAAACTTGCTTGTACCATGCTTCGGTTGGGTTGCAAGAAACCAGCATGGAAATAGCTACAATTACTAAAGCAAGTTTAACGGACCTCTCCATGTCGAACACTGTGTGAAGTTCTTGTTCTTGCGCTCCTTTCTCCCTATTACTTCACCCCGATGACAACTTGGTATATGTTTTTTTTCTTACTGTCCTCTCTTATATAGTGACCTCGTGATCGTATTTAAATTTCGTCAACTAGGCTACGAAAGAGTGGGTGATTCATATTCAGCTTGATAGAATCTTGTGTGGATTGATCCGTTTTACGCGTTGGAGAGCCAGGGACGTAGGCTTGTGGAGTCTGAAGGTGGGTATGGTGT contains the following coding sequences:
- the LOC135553768 gene encoding neuropeptide B-like, with translation MERSVKLALVIVAISMLVSCNPTEAWYKQVSGPSYYSVGRASGLLSGIRRSPYVRRSETDSVADSRESTVNSILSEPSSRLNSVLKSMAICIKDITPNLQSCELVQDGSRLFQCKADVFVSLDSLDCVEA